DNA sequence from the Ramlibacter agri genome:
GAAGCCGAACGCGCGCCCGGCGAGATGGGCCAGGCGCGCGGCGCGGCCGACGCCGAGGGCTATGACGACTATCGCGCCCGTGGCGGCTACGAGCTGGCCGCGGCGCTGGCCAACGGCCACCAGGATCCCGCGCAGGTGTTGCAGCTGCTGGAAGACGCGCGCCTGCACGGACCGGCCGGTGCCGTGGCCGCGCAGTGGCGCCAAGCGCGCGAGCAGCCGGCGCCGCGCCGCCTGGTCGTCGACCTGGCCGGCGGCGAGCCGGGCGCGTTTGCGGCGCGCCAGCTGCTGGAGCGCGAGCCGCACCGCTTCCTCGAAGGCGTGCTGCTGGCCGCGCTGACGATCGGCGCCGAATCGGTCGCCATCGACCTGCATCCGAGCTGGCACGACGCCCGCCTGTTGCTGCAGGACGAACTGGCGAAGCTGCGCGCCAACGGTCCGCTGGCGCAGCCTCTCGTCGAATTGCAGCGTGGCGCCGCCGCGCCCTGGTGCGCCGAACGCGCGGCCTGGGCCGTTCCGGCGGTGCTGCAACTCGATTTCGCCACCTTGTTCGCGCTGCGCGAGCTGCTGGAACGCGGCGCCGACTGGTACCAGGCGCAAGGCCGGCGCGAGCGCATCGGCCTGCGCAGCTTCAGCGTCAGCGGCCGTGTGCGCAGCCCCGGCATCAAGCTGGCGCCGGCCGGCATCAGCCTGCGCGAGCTGGTCGAGGAGCACTGCGACGGCATGCAGGACGGCCACGCGCTGTACGCCTGGCTGCCGGGCGGCACCACCGGCGGCATCCTGCCGGCCGAACTGGCGGACGTTGCGCTGGACACCGACACCTTGCAGCCGCATGGCGCCATGCTCGGGCCGGGCGCCATCGTGGTGCTGGGCCAGCAGGACCGCGCGCGCGATGCCGCCCTGGCCAGCATGCGCTTCTTCGCCGCCGCCAGCTGCGGCCAGCACGCCGGCTGCGCCGCCGCCGTCATGCGCGCAGCGCAGCTGATGGCCGCACCGCGGTGGGAAGGCGCGCTGCTGCAGAAGCTGCAGCAGGAACTGGCCGGCAACCCCGAGTGCGCACTGGCGCGGGCGGCCGCCACTTCGCTGCGCTGCCTGCACCGCCACTTCCCGGCCGAGACGGCCTGAGCGCGCGATGAACCTGCTCGCTTCCATGCGCTACCTGGTGGCCTTGAGCGAGCACCGCCACTTCGGCCGCGCCGCCGAGGCCTGCCACATCACGCAGCCGGCGCTGTCCAACGCCATGCGGACGCTGGAAGACGAGTTCAAGGTGGTGATCGTCAAGCGCGGGCGCAACTACGCCGGCCTGACGCCCGAAGGCGAGCGGGTGCTGGCCACCGCGCAGCGCATGCTGCACGAGCACAACCTGCTGCAGCAGGAGCTGGAAAGCGAGGCGCACCGGCCGCGCGGCGGCCTGCGCATGGGCGCGGTGCCCACCGCCATCCCGGTGCTGGCGCGCTTCGCCGCCATCCTGCAGGCCAAGCATCCGGGCATCGTGCCGCGCGTGCTGTCGCTCAGTTCGCAGGAGCTGGAGACCGGGCTGGAGACGCTGTCGCTGGACCTGGCGCTGGGCTACACCGAGCGCATGTCGCTGCGCGGGACCAAGCTGGATGCTTACGCGCAGTACACCGAACACTACTTCCTGTTGCGCCGCGCCGACAAGCCGCACGGGGACAGCCTGCAGATCGGCAGCCCCATCCGCTGGGCCGACGCCGCGCGCCAGCCGATGGCGCTGCTGACGCCGGAAATGCACAACCGCACCATCATCGACAGCGCCTTCGTCACCGCAGGCGCGCCGATCCATCCGGCCTTCGAGACCAACTCCATCATCACGCTGGCGCTCAGCGTGGTGGCCGGCAGCGTGTGCAGCGTGATGCCTGGCGCCCTCGTGGGCACGGTGCGCGGTTACCGCGAACTGGAAGCCCTGCCGCTGGTCGAGCCCGACATCCGCACGCCGATCGGCTTCATGGCCCAGGCGGGCGTGCGACCTTCGCGCGCAATGGAAGCCGCGCTGGTGCTGGCCCAGGACGGCGGCTGGTTGCGCCACGCCGCGGCCCACTCGGGCCTGTTGATGGCCTGACGGCTTTCATTCGGGTTTCCCCTTTCTCCTGGGCTCTTCATTCAATTCTTGAATGAAGTGGTTTCCAAAACGAATTTGACCGTCCGGCAAGGCGGCCGGGACACTGCCTCCGCTACTACTACAACGGAGACAAGCAAGCATGTCCAGCGTCCTTCCCCTGCCCGCAGGCGCCGCCGCGCCAGGCATTCTCGACAAGGAGCGGATCGTTGCCGGCCCCGGCTTCAACCGCTGGCTGGTGCCGCCCGCGGCCCTGGCGATCCACCTGTGCATCGGCATGGCCTACGGCTTCTCGGTGTTCTGGCTGCCGCTGTCCAAGACCTTGGCCACGGCCGGCACGGGTGCGCAGTCCTGCAAGGACATGGGCTTCTTCGCCCAGATGTTCGCGACCAATTGCGACTGGACGGTCGCCACCCTCGGGTGGATGTACACGCTGTTCTTCGTGTTCCTGGGCTGCGCCGCGGCCCTGTGGGGCGGCTGGCTGGAACGCGCCGGCCCGCGCAAGGCCGGCATCGTGTCGGCCGTGTGCTGGTGCGGCGGCATGCTGATCTCGGCCCTGGGCATCCAGATGCACCAGTTCTGGCTGATGATCCTCGGCTCCGGCGTCATCGGAGGCATCGGCCTGGGCCTCGGCTACATCTCGCCGGTGTCGACCTTGATCAAGTGGTTCCCGGACCGCCGCGGCATGGCGACCGGCATGGCCATCATGGGCTTCGGTGGCGGCGCGATGATCGGTTCGCCGCTCGCCGTGGACCTGATGAAGCACTTCGCCACGCCCACCAGCAACGGCGTGCTCCAGACCTTCGTCGTGATGGCGCTCGTCTACTTCGTGTTCATGGTCGGCGGCGCCTTCGGCTACCGCGTGCCGCCCACCGGCTGGAAGCCGGAAGGCTGGACGCCGCCCGTGGCCAAGGCCAACAACGCCATGATCACGCAGCGCCACGTGCACGTGAAGAAGGTGTGGGGCATCCCGCAGTTCTGGCTGATCTGGATGGCGCTCACCATGAACGTCAGCGCCGGCATCGGCGTGATCGGCATGGCCTCGCCGATGCTGCAGGAAGTGTTCGGCGGCAGCCTCATCGACGTCGGCAAGAAGTTCGGCGAACTGGACAAGACCCAGCTGGCCGCCATCGCCGCGGTCGCCGGCGGCTTCGCGGCATTGCTCTCGCTGTTCAACATCGCCGGCCGCTTCTTCTGGGCCAGCATGTCCGACCTGTTCGGCCGCAAGATGACCTACACCATCTTCTTCGTGCTGGGCGGCGTGCTCTACGCCAGCCTGCCCGGCTCGGCGGCGGCGGGCAGCAAGCTGGCCTTCGTGGGCGCGGCCTGCATCATCGTGTCGATGTACGGCGGCGGCTTCGCCACCGTGCCGGCCTACCTGGCCGACATCTTCGGCACGCAGTTCGTCGGCGCCATCCACGGCCGCCTGCTGACCGCCTGGTCCACCGCCGGCATCATCGGCCCCGTGGTCGTGAACTACATGCGGGAATACCAGCTCGGACTGGGCATTCCGCGCGAACAGGTTTACAACCAGACCATGTACATCCTGGTCGGCCTGCTGGTCATCGGCCTCATCTGCAACCTGCTCGTCAAGCCGCTGCCTGACAAGTGGTTCATGACGGACGCCGAGCTGGCCGAAGAGAAACGCCTCGCCCACGAAAAGGCAGTGATGGCCGAGACGGGCCAGGCCGGCGCCATGCGCGACGAGCGCACGCCGGTCGTCAAGGTGTGGCTGGCCTGGCTGGTGGTGGGCATCCCGCTGGCCTGGGGCGTATATCGCACGCTGCAGGCCGCCGCCAAGTTCTTCCATTGAGAGTTCGCAGTCCTCCATGAACCATCCCCGTCCCAGTCCCGAAGTTGCAGCGGTGGCGGTCGCCACCCCGGACGACCTGCGGCAGCGCATCCGCCGCAAGAGCAAGTTGAAGGGCCGGCAGCCGGAAGAGGGTGCCGTGGAGGAAGTGCGCGCGCTGATCGGCCCGCCGCCCGCCGGCGGCCATCGGCGCGACCTGCTGATCGAACACCTGCATGCGCTGAACGACGCGTTCGGCGCCCTGCAGGAGCGCCAGCTCGTCGCCCTGGCCCGCGAGATGAACATCCCGATGGCCGAGGTGTACGAGGTGGCGACCTTCTACCACCACTTCGAAGTGGTGCGCGACGGCGCCGTGCCGGGCCTCACGGTGCGCGTGTGCGACAGCCTCGCCTGCGAACTGGCCGGCGCCGACCGGCTGCTGGAGCGCCTCCCCGCCATCCTGGGCGAAGGCGTGCGCGTGCAGCCCGCGCCCTGCATCGGGCGCTGCGAACAGGCGCCGGCGGTGGCCGTCGGCCAGTGCTCGGTGCCGCTGGCGACCGAGGACAAGGTCGTGGCCGCGGTGCGCTCCGTGGACCAGGTGGCGAAGGCTCCGCTGACGCCGGCGCCGTTCGCCCCGGCTTCGTATGCGGAGCGCTGCGTGTCGCCGCGCCCCGATGGCGTGCAGGTGCTGCCGGCCTACACCGGCTATGCGCAATACCGCGCCGGCGGCGGCTACGCGCTGGCCGCGGCGCTGGTGAACGGCGAGGCCGA
Encoded proteins:
- a CDS encoding OFA family MFS transporter: MSSVLPLPAGAAAPGILDKERIVAGPGFNRWLVPPAALAIHLCIGMAYGFSVFWLPLSKTLATAGTGAQSCKDMGFFAQMFATNCDWTVATLGWMYTLFFVFLGCAAALWGGWLERAGPRKAGIVSAVCWCGGMLISALGIQMHQFWLMILGSGVIGGIGLGLGYISPVSTLIKWFPDRRGMATGMAIMGFGGGAMIGSPLAVDLMKHFATPTSNGVLQTFVVMALVYFVFMVGGAFGYRVPPTGWKPEGWTPPVAKANNAMITQRHVHVKKVWGIPQFWLIWMALTMNVSAGIGVIGMASPMLQEVFGGSLIDVGKKFGELDKTQLAAIAAVAGGFAALLSLFNIAGRFFWASMSDLFGRKMTYTIFFVLGGVLYASLPGSAAAGSKLAFVGAACIIVSMYGGGFATVPAYLADIFGTQFVGAIHGRLLTAWSTAGIIGPVVVNYMREYQLGLGIPREQVYNQTMYILVGLLVIGLICNLLVKPLPDKWFMTDAELAEEKRLAHEKAVMAETGQAGAMRDERTPVVKVWLAWLVVGIPLAWGVYRTLQAAAKFFH
- a CDS encoding NAD(P)H-dependent oxidoreductase subunit E gives rise to the protein MSTLQADAAARREVQAVIGPPPAQGRRADWLLEYLHRLDEQWGGLHGEHVAALAEELELPIEQVRAVASRCGHFTLLGAGEQPPALRLTVCGGLPCGLAGTSALRADLAPLLPPDVALTGSACIGRCQHAPAVLVGQVPVAPATPESVLNTLLHEAERAPGEMGQARGAADAEGYDDYRARGGYELAAALANGHQDPAQVLQLLEDARLHGPAGAVAAQWRQAREQPAPRRLVVDLAGGEPGAFAARQLLEREPHRFLEGVLLAALTIGAESVAIDLHPSWHDARLLLQDELAKLRANGPLAQPLVELQRGAAAPWCAERAAWAVPAVLQLDFATLFALRELLERGADWYQAQGRRERIGLRSFSVSGRVRSPGIKLAPAGISLRELVEEHCDGMQDGHALYAWLPGGTTGGILPAELADVALDTDTLQPHGAMLGPGAIVVLGQQDRARDAALASMRFFAAASCGQHAGCAAAVMRAAQLMAAPRWEGALLQKLQQELAGNPECALARAAATSLRCLHRHFPAETA
- a CDS encoding LysR family transcriptional regulator, giving the protein MNLLASMRYLVALSEHRHFGRAAEACHITQPALSNAMRTLEDEFKVVIVKRGRNYAGLTPEGERVLATAQRMLHEHNLLQQELESEAHRPRGGLRMGAVPTAIPVLARFAAILQAKHPGIVPRVLSLSSQELETGLETLSLDLALGYTERMSLRGTKLDAYAQYTEHYFLLRRADKPHGDSLQIGSPIRWADAARQPMALLTPEMHNRTIIDSAFVTAGAPIHPAFETNSIITLALSVVAGSVCSVMPGALVGTVRGYRELEALPLVEPDIRTPIGFMAQAGVRPSRAMEAALVLAQDGGWLRHAAAHSGLLMA